Genomic DNA from Telopea speciosissima isolate NSW1024214 ecotype Mountain lineage chromosome 2, Tspe_v1, whole genome shotgun sequence:
GAGTTCTATAGTCTGACTGCATGGCGTATGCTAGCATCTCCCCgtgtgtctctctcttctttcacAATAGGGGGTAggtatgtcatttcataggcaTATGCTACGCAGCCACACAAGAAACATTATCCCTTATGTTGTATAATGTGAAAAAGAAAACTACCAAGTTGCGTGTGACGTCTACGCTTAGACACAGGAATGGTGAACTGACCGTCTTACCCACGGGAAATAAAAATCTTACTCATGTTAAATGCCCTTGCTCGCTCTCGGCGCGAAGATGACATCCTGCGGTCCTGCCCATTCCTGCATGACCAAATTTGACAATCCAACGGAGATGCTTTTCCATGTAGACTTGTAGAGGAAACATAAAACATCACGTCTTGTCCAGAACGATGGGATCGGTTCTAATTATCAGACATGCGTGAAGAGTGAAGATTAGAGACTAGAGACTGGAGAGGAAGAGCTGGAGGAAGAAGCGAGTGAGAACCAGCGACTCTGTCTTGTTTTTCTTCTAATGGCGTCATTACTATCTTCATTCAAATACTCAGACAGTCTCGCAGTAGTGGGCATCTCAATCTGCACGGCCTTTCTGTGCGAAGGCATATCCTGGCTCCTCATCTACCGCACTTCCTCCTACAAATCCCTCCGTTCGTCCATCGACAAAGCCTCTAAAAAGCTCGAGACCATGAAGACCGGCGACAGTAAGGGACTACCCGGCAAGAAATCCAAGACCAAGAAGATCGATCGAGTCGAGACCAGTCTCAAGGAATCCAGCCGTGATCTCTCCTTCTCCAAAATCAAGTCCGGAGCAGTTGTAGCTCTTGTGCTCTTCGTCGTCTTCGGTTTACTGAACTCTCTCTTCGAAGGGAAGGCTGTCACCAAGTTGCCCTTCTCCCCGGCAGGAGTTGTTCAGAAGATGAGCCACAGAGGCCTCCCTGGCAATGACCCAACTGACTGTTCAATGGCATTCTTGTATTTCTTGTGTTCGATTAGCATTCGCACCAATTTGcagaagtttcttgggtttgcgCCCCCTAGAGGGACTCCCGGTGCTGGGTTGTTTCCGATGCCAGATCCAAAGACCAATTGATTTGGTTTAGCCGACTTTGAGGTGTTGTTCAGTTTTTCGCTGTCATTGATTCTTGATTTGTTAGGGCTTACGTAGCTATTACTATTTATAGTTGTAAAATTTTGCAACATTCTAGAGTTTCGTTGGGTATTTGATCGCAATTTCAGGTGTTTTATGTAATGTAATGTTCTTCTGTGACTGTACTAGAATCATTAGTAGAATGGATCCAATGTGCTTCTATAATTTTGAGCTGTTAACTATTATTTAATGCTTCTTTGGTGGATTTGTTTCTAGCTTCTCGCTTTTCAGACGTTATAGTTTTGCTAAAACCAATTTGACTCTCAAAATTTCGTTGTGATGATATAAGCAGTAGCGAGAAGGATATCTCCATCACTCTAGGACCCTTCCACGATACCGGCAACGGATGATTTATCTTCCTTCCTTTTCACATTTCTTCTTTATATGACATTCCTCCCTGCAATATAACAAGTTATTTTGCCACCTATATTTTTGCTGAACTCTTCCAGTCTCTCATTTGATTTGCCTATGCCCTGATCACCATCTGTAACTAAGGCACTACCCTCATCTAATGGCCCCTCACTGTTATTTTTCCGCCATGTCTCATTCATCAGCCAagcaaccatagttgtcaaggcgtcgccaaggtgtccaggcggttttgttggggcctaggcgacctccgccttattgcaaggcgccttgcactggtttgtattggtatcgaacccggtattggcccttatttatgccaaacatcatgtaagtaaatgttttatatttggtatttcatttacttaagatattattcataattaagcaaataccccctatttgaatttaataaaaatagttaaaaaatcaaattccaaaaggaaaaaa
This window encodes:
- the LOC122650058 gene encoding calcium load-activated calcium channel-like — translated: MASLLSSFKYSDSLAVVGISICTAFLCEGISWLLIYRTSSYKSLRSSIDKASKKLETMKTGDSKGLPGKKSKTKKIDRVETSLKESSRDLSFSKIKSGAVVALVLFVVFGLLNSLFEGKAVTKLPFSPAGVVQKMSHRGLPGNDPTDCSMAFLYFLCSISIRTNLQKFLGFAPPRGTPGAGLFPMPDPKTN